The following are encoded together in the Buteo buteo chromosome 2, bButBut1.hap1.1, whole genome shotgun sequence genome:
- the EAF1 gene encoding ELL-associated factor 1, which produces MNGSASTPLDKEEHPLQLGESFERRPKAFFHTIRYDFKPASIDTSCEGELQVGKGDDVTITLPHIPGSTPPMTVFKGNKRPYQKDCVLIINHDTGEYVLEKLSSSIQVKKTRAEGSSKIQARIEQQSARASQPPSQFRAPTKPAVGLKTSPLKDNPSPEPQLDDIKRELRAEVEIIEQMSSSSGSSSSDSESSSGSEDESSSSEGEEPAHVSPSQPPHQQYNNRNAVANGTSRPQGSNQLMNTLRNDLQLSESGSDSDD; this is translated from the exons ATGAACGGCTCGGCGAGCACGCCGCTGGACAAGGAGGAGCACCCGCTGCAGCTGGGCGAGAGCTTCGAGCGGCGGCCCAAGGCCTTCTTCCACACGATCCGCT aTGATTTTAAGCCAGCATCGATTGATACATCTTGTGAGGGGGAACTCCAAGTGGGTAAAGGAGATGATGTAACAATCACTTTACCACATATTCCA GGTTCAACTCCACCAATGACTgtgtttaaaggaaataaaaggccATATCAGAAGGACTGTGTGCTTATTATCAATCATGACACTGGGGAATATGTGCTGGAAAAACTTAGTAGCAGCATTCAAGTCAAGAAAACAAG agcagagggcagcagTAAGATCCAAGCCCGAATAGAGCAACAGTCTGCCCGAGCATCTCAGCCTCCTTCACAGTTCAGAGCCCCAACCAAGCCAGCAGTTGGACTTAAAACTTCTCCTTTGAAAGATAATCCTTCGCCTGAGCCTCAGCTGGATGACATTAAGAGAG agctgagagcagaggTTGAAATTATTGAGCagatgagcagcagcagtggaagcAGCTCATCAGATTCAGAAAGCTCATCTGGGAGTGAAGATGAAAGCTCCAGCAGTGAGGGGGAAGAGCCAGCACATGTTTCCCCTTCCCAGCCACCACACCAGCAGTATAACAACAGGAATGCTGTTGCTAATGGCACCAGCAGGCCACAAGGAAGCAATCAGCTCATGAATACGCTCC
- the METTL6 gene encoding tRNA N(3)-cytidine methyltransferase METTL6 yields the protein MSQENTSANCLNIITTSIEDGAFQKKGHSARILSPEEVERLAKDQVLVCEFKQLKLEKEAQKNWDLFYKRNSTNFFKDRHWTTREFQELKACREFADQKLTILEAGCGVGNCLFPLLEEDLNIFAYACDFSPRAVEYVKKNALYSTERCKVFQCDLTKDDLLENIPADSVDVVTLIFVLSAIHPDKMHLVLKNIYKVLKPGKCVLFRDYGLYDHAMLRFKSGSKLGENFYVRQDGTRSYFFTEEFLSQLFKAEGYEQVVNEYVQRETVNRKEDLCVPRVFLQGKFQKPFSLTGNETA from the exons ATGTCCCAAGAAAACACATCAGCCAATTGCTTAAATATAATAACAACATCTATCGAAGATGgtgctttccaaaaaaaaggcCATAGTGCAAGAATCCTTAGCCCAGAAGAAGTTGAGAGACTGGCAAAAGATCAGGTTTTGGTGTGTGAGTTCAAACAACTAAAACTGGAGAAAGAGGCGCAGAAGAACTGGGATCtattttacaaaagaaacagcacCAACTTCTTCAAAGACAGACATTGGACAACCAGAGAGTTTCAAGAGTTAAAAGCGTGTCGGGAG TTTGCAGATCAGAAACTGACCATTCTGGAAGCAGGTTGTGGGGTTGGGAACTGCTTGTTTCCACTCTTAGAAGAAGatctgaatatttttgcatACGCCTGTGATTTCTCTCCTAGAGCTGTTGAGTATGTGAAG AAAAACGCCTTATACAGTACGGAAAGATGTAAAGTGTTCCAGTGTGATCTTACCAAAGATGATCTTCTAGAAAACATACCAGCAGATTCTGTGGATGTTGTCACACTTATATTTGTGCTTTCTGCCATTCATCCTGACAAAATGCATCTTGTCTTAAAGAACATTTACAAG GTATTAAAACCAGGCAAGTGTGTCTTGTTCAGAGACTATGGACTGTATGATCATGCAATGCTCAGGTTTAAATCTGGCAGCAAACTTGGAGAAAACTTTTATGTTAGACAAGATGGGACAAGATCGTATTTTTTTACTGAAG AGTTCTTGTCTCAGCTTTTCAAGGCTGAGGGATATGAGCAAGTGGTCAATGAATATGTGCAGCGAGAAACTGTGAATAGGAAAGAAGACTTGTGTGTTCCAAGAGTTTTTCTTCAAGGCAAATTTCAAAAGCCTTTCA gtcTGACTGGAAATGAGACtgcatga